One Phaseolus vulgaris cultivar G19833 chromosome 4, P. vulgaris v2.0, whole genome shotgun sequence DNA window includes the following coding sequences:
- the LOC137838583 gene encoding formin-like protein 18, with protein sequence MKEARAAKAGASSTPAADPIPPPILPPPPPITTEAPLGSIPSSPHSLEALQTPGSPLPIVAVPLAVASSPAPTPLDKGKRVLEILSDDEDSEGVTPFKRRKSARVPLLPEASPQRGNSFMDNPPSATSLPPTAVQEEGGEGAESAPPPPPAEVSASPAPVAAAPDLIAIPPPIMHLMRGFSGGTMPKGTDRKEGMPFYLGAFLAVALEWRAQARNAVLQAQTLQALETKVTALEEEKKTLECQNKTYQSTLKQAQEAKEKAEKQLAEAMGFQADFYTREVALQVQLTGLQDLVEAGAEVQKDLKDRCCEQAEEMERMEGEMATQAKAMGLLQVDYDKLQVEVNRLRVEKEALEKQISAATKFIAVIESKSIQCYEWVPDFQRERT encoded by the coding sequence atgaaggaggctcgtgctgccaaggcgggcgcctcctccacccctgcTGCTGATCCGATCCCCCCACCAATTCTGCCACCGCCACCACCGATCACCACCGAAGCCCCCCTAGGCTCAATtccgtcatctccacatagcCTCGAGGCGCTTCAGACTCCCGGCTCTCCTCTGCCCATCGTCGCCGTTCCTCTAGCGGTGGCCtcatcaccggctccaaccccccttgacaaagggaaacgggtcttggagattttgtcggatgatgaggactcggaaggtgtgacacccttcaagaggaggaaatctgcGCGAGTTCCCCTTCTGCCGGAGGCGTCGCCCCAAAGAGGGAACTCCTTCATGGATAATCCTCCAAGTGCAACCTCACTTCCCCCCACAGCAgtccaagaggaagggggcgaaggcgccgaatctgccccgcctccgccacCAGCAGAAGTCTCTGCTTCCCCTgctcccgtcgctgccgcccccgatctcatcgccatccctcctccaatcatgcatctgatgaggggcttcagtggcggaaCTATGCCAaagggcaccgacaggaaggagggcatgcctttctacttgggggccttcttggcggtggcccttgaatggcgcgcccaggctaGAAATGCGGTCCTGCAagctcaaaccctccaggccttggaaacaaaggtaactgccctggaggaggaaaagaaaaccctGGAATGCCAAAACAAAACCTACCAAAGCACTCTGAAGCAGGCTCAAGAGGCCAAGGAAAAGGCTGAAaagcaactggcagaggcgatGGGGTTCCAGGCTGACTTTTatactcgggaagtcgccctccaagttcagTTAACGGGCCTTCAAGACTTAGTCGAAGCTGGCGcggaagttcaaaaggacttgaaggaccgctgctgtgagcaggctgaagagatggagcggatggagggggaaatggctacccaggccaaagctatgggccttctTCAGGtcgactacgacaaactacaggtcgaggtcaatcggcttcgtgtggaaaaggaagctctggagaagcag